The stretch of DNA TATCCTCACGCGTAAAAGTCTTCGGTGCTAACATGACCGTTACCATTGCTTCATCGATTACTTGTTTAGTTTCTGGTTCAACCACATGACCATAATGAATGGTATGACTTGGAGCTTTAGCTAAGTTCGCACCCTTAAAAACGTGATTAGCAATTTTCACTGCATCCTCACCTGACATCCGCACAATTGAAATGCCGCCTTCACCAATTGGCGTTGAAATTGCCGCAATCGTATCAAATTCAGTTAAAGTTTGACTCATAATTTCTCCTCCTATAAATAAATTCCAATAAAAAAAGCGCATTATAACACCACGAAAAAATCGTGATGTATAAAGCACTTTGACTACTTTATCTAAAAATCACTTTAGATTAAAATATTTATTTGCGTCGTTTCAAACGCTTGTAAGTTCTTCTAAGTTGCCGCTTACGCTCACGTTCAGCCTCAGCTTTGGCTTCCTGCTGTTTACGATATTTAATCGGATTTTGCAGGATGAAAGTTTGACCAACCTGGAAGAGATTAGAAATCACCCAGTACAAGACAATTGCAGACTGGAAATAAATTCCCATTACCCCAACCATAATCGACATCCCATAAGTCATCAGCTTAGTTGAGCCTGTTTGTGATTCCTTCGGCGTTGACAACTGACTAATGTAAGTTGATACAAATGTCAAAACCATCGACAAAATCGGCATGATGAAGTAAGGATCAGGCTTACCTAAATCCATCCACAAAAAATGACCTGTTTGAAGTTGTGGTGTCTGCCAAATAGCGCCGTACAAGGCATACATAACTGGCAGTTGAATAATGAGTGGCAAACAGCCCGCATACGGATTAATTCCCGCTTCTTTATAAAGCTTATTAGTCTCTTGCGACAGCAGTGTTCGTGATTCTGTATCATTACCCGGATATTTTTTACGTAACGCATTAATCTCTGGTTGAATCGACTGCATCTTAGTCGTACTTTTAATAGAGATAGCACTGAGCGGATATAAAATGACCCGCACAATAATGGTAAAAACAATAATTGCCCAACCATAACTATTACTCATAATTTTAGCCAGCCACAAAATAAAGGCTGACATATAATAAATAATCCAGCGATTCCACCAGCTGCCGCTAGTATGCGAAACTGGCGCCGGCTTAGCATTAGTTTGAGCAGCACACCCCGTTAAAACAACGGCGAGCGCAACCACTGCCAAAAGCACAAGCAGACGCTTGACATTTCTCTTAGTTAAAATGTCCTTCACTCTAATCTTCCTCAACTTCATCAGGTATTTCTTCAATAATATTGGCTAAAAAGAGTGCATGCAGCAGATTTTTCCGAACATCAGCCATCTTGAAATCACGCGCATATGGTCTAGCAATTACTAGAAAATCAATTTGCGGTTCAATTACCGG from Lactobacillus sp. ESL0785 encodes:
- a CDS encoding membrane protein insertase YidC codes for the protein MKDILTKRNVKRLLVLLAVVALAVVLTGCAAQTNAKPAPVSHTSGSWWNRWIIYYMSAFILWLAKIMSNSYGWAIIVFTIIVRVILYPLSAISIKSTTKMQSIQPEINALRKKYPGNDTESRTLLSQETNKLYKEAGINPYAGCLPLIIQLPVMYALYGAIWQTPQLQTGHFLWMDLGKPDPYFIMPILSMVLTFVSTYISQLSTPKESQTGSTKLMTYGMSIMVGVMGIYFQSAIVLYWVISNLFQVGQTFILQNPIKYRKQQEAKAEAERERKRQLRRTYKRLKRRK